From one Myxococcales bacterium genomic stretch:
- a CDS encoding alpha/beta fold hydrolase, producing the protein MHRRIASGPNVLGLPLEAPARVLTGLVYGSVRGVTQAVGAVVDAVLASLGPLLGESAPGAERAAVLAALNGVVGDYLSETGSALATTMCLCHDGDTLDLEASALREALPDASSRVVVLVHGSSMNDLQWRRAGHDHGAALARDLGYSALYLRYNSGLHVSTNGRAFAALLEELFAAWPVPLTELVLVGHSMGGLVVRSACHAGEVAAHKWRADALTKLVCLGSPHHGAPLERGGNWVDVLLGVSGYSAPLARLGRLRSAGVTDLRYGNVLDEDWNGRDRFALAGDPRTGLPLPKGVQCYAVAATTSLATATRLAGDGLVPIDSALGRPSLAFPETNQFIAYGAGHLDLLSRPEVYEQLRTWLSSGED; encoded by the coding sequence ATGCACCGCCGCATCGCCAGCGGCCCGAACGTCCTCGGACTTCCTCTTGAAGCACCGGCGCGCGTGCTCACAGGCCTCGTCTACGGGAGCGTTCGCGGCGTCACACAAGCCGTCGGCGCCGTCGTCGACGCCGTCTTGGCCTCGTTGGGACCGCTGCTCGGCGAGAGCGCGCCCGGCGCGGAGCGGGCCGCTGTGCTGGCAGCCCTCAACGGCGTGGTCGGCGACTACCTGAGCGAAACGGGCAGTGCGCTCGCGACCACCATGTGCCTTTGCCACGACGGTGACACGCTCGACCTCGAGGCAAGCGCCCTTCGGGAGGCCCTGCCCGACGCGTCAAGTCGAGTCGTCGTCCTCGTACACGGCTCATCGATGAACGACCTTCAGTGGCGCCGCGCCGGTCACGATCACGGGGCCGCGCTGGCGCGGGACCTCGGCTACTCGGCCCTCTACCTGCGCTACAACAGTGGGCTCCACGTCTCGACGAACGGTCGCGCCTTCGCTGCGCTCCTCGAAGAGCTCTTCGCGGCGTGGCCCGTCCCCTTAACCGAGCTCGTCCTCGTCGGCCACAGCATGGGGGGCCTCGTTGTGCGGAGCGCCTGCCACGCCGGCGAGGTTGCGGCGCACAAGTGGCGGGCCGACGCGCTGACGAAGCTCGTGTGCCTCGGCTCGCCTCACCACGGCGCGCCGCTGGAACGCGGTGGCAACTGGGTCGACGTGCTGCTCGGCGTCAGCGGTTACAGCGCCCCCTTGGCGCGGCTCGGGAGGCTACGCAGCGCCGGCGTGACCGATCTCCGCTACGGCAACGTGCTCGACGAGGACTGGAATGGCCGCGATCGCTTCGCGCTCGCCGGCGATCCACGGACGGGCCTGCCGCTACCTAAGGGGGTGCAGTGTTACGCCGTCGCGGCGACGACATCGCTCGCGACAGCCACGCGGCTCGCGGGCGACGGCCTCGTGCCGATCGATAGCGCGCTCGGGCGCCCCTCGCTCGCGTTCCCCGAGACGAATCAATTCATCGCCTACGGCGCCGGACACCTCGACCTCTTGAGTCGCCCTGAGGTCTACGAGCAGCTCCGCACGTGGCTCTCGAGCGGCGAGGACTAG